The following coding sequences are from one Leguminivora glycinivorella isolate SPB_JAAS2020 chromosome 7, LegGlyc_1.1, whole genome shotgun sequence window:
- the LOC125227968 gene encoding UV excision repair protein RAD23 homolog A: MLVTLKTLQQQTFQVEIDPEETVKALKLKIEVEKGKDYAADHQRLIYAGKILLDHNKLVSYNIDEKKFIVIMVTKPKASEVQASSTSAPEAGESASTESGDSKDKAAAEEQPKPATAAEPEHAAEVPAAVAVNEPDFESTVQSIMDMGYNRQQVEQALRASFNNRERAVEYLITGIPEELLQEQDVDEGSDEDPLAFLRDQPQFQQMRAVIQQNPNLLNAVLQQIGQTNPALLQAISQHQQAFVRMLNEPVNPSSGAAAAVEDSAADAPQAQPPPNVIQVSAQDKEAIERLKALGFPEDMVIQAYFACEKNENLAANFLLSQNFDD; this comes from the coding sequence ATGTTGGTGACACTAAAGACATTACAACAACAAACATTTCAAGTGGAGATCGATCCTGAAGAAACCGTCAAAGCACTCAAACTAAAAATTGAAGTTGAAAAAGGTAAAGATTATGCTGCCGATCATCAGAGACTTATCTACGCTGGGAAGATTCTATTGGACCATAACAAGCTTGTTAGCTATAACATAGATGAGAAgaaatttattgttattatggtAACAAAACCTAAGGCGTCTGAAGTTCAAGCGTCGTCTACTTCCGCCCCGGAGGCCGGTGAAAGTGCGTCTACGGAGAGTGGTGACAGTAAAGACAAAGCTGCTGCTGAAGAACAGCCTAAACCTGCGACTGCTGCGGAACCCGAACACGCAGCTGAAGTGCCTGCCGCTGTCGCAGTCAACGAGCCTGACTTCGAATCCACTGTGCAGAGCATCATGGACATGGGATACAACCGACAACAAGTAGAGCAAGCGCTGCGCGCTTCCTTTAATAATCGTGAACGAGCAGTGGAATACTTAATAACAGGTATTCCTGAAGAGTTACTTCAAGAGCAAGATGTGGATGAGGGGTCTGATGAAGATCCATTAGCATTTCTGCGCGATCAACCCCAGTTTCAACAAATGAGAGCTGTAATTCAACAAAATCCTAACTTATTGAATGCTGTATTACAACAGATTGGTCAGACAAATCCTGCATTGCTGCAGGCTATTAGTCAGCATCAACAGGCCTTTGTTAGAATGTTAAATGAACCTGTTAATCCTAGTTCTGGTGCAGCTGCTGCAGTTGAAGACAGTGCCGCTGATGCCCCCCAGGCACAGCCTCCCCCCAATGTCATCCAAGTGTCAGCTCAAGACAAAGAGGCAATTGAAAGACTAAAAGCGCTAGGATTTCCAGAAGATATGGTCATTCAAGCATATTTTGCCTGTGAAAAGAATGAAAATCTAGCAGCTAACTTCTTGCTGTCTCAGAATTTTGATGACTAA